One stretch of Xanthomonas sp. DAR 35659 DNA includes these proteins:
- a CDS encoding alpha-L-fucosidase: MIDRRTFLATGVAAVAASFGASATRLVAAPRGNGPAPWGAVPSARQLRWHRWEQYAFVHFAMNTFTDKEWGYGDEDPRTFDPSDFSADQIVAAAKAGNLKGLIFTAKHHDGFCLWPTRLTEHCIRNSPYKNGKGDIVGEMAAACRRAGLAFGLYLSPWDRNHAEYGRPSYLDYFRKQIVELCTGYGELFEFWFDGANGGDGYYGGARESRKIDAPAYYDWPRTIALVHQHQPLACTFDPLGADIRWVGNEDGVAGDPCWPTMPNAPYTQENGNAGVRGGALWWPAETNTSIRPGWFYHADEDGKVRSPENLVRYFDTSVARGTNMNLNLPPDRRGRIADHDVAVLKSFGDAIRASFAIDLAKGAKASASASRGAGFEPARVLDRQPDSYWSTPDDVTTPTLTLELPALRSFDLIRLREYLPLGVRVTRFAIEAQVDGQWRRLAEAQCIGAQRILRLDRPVAARQVRLVVLEAPVCPAISEFALFRAVAPVPVARPTANAPDVVSTAGWRIVEASAPGAETLLDDDASTVWLLPAPKPGHPAQVTIDLGALRQVAGFSLTPSRAVLNGAAPPKGYRAETSEDGQHWQPAGAGELSNIAYALATQRVNFPDVRQIRYLRLSFAETAVPAERLAIAGIGAFSRLR, encoded by the coding sequence ATGATCGATCGTCGTACCTTTCTTGCCACGGGTGTTGCGGCCGTCGCCGCGAGCTTCGGCGCATCCGCCACGCGGCTCGTGGCCGCGCCGCGTGGCAACGGGCCGGCGCCGTGGGGCGCCGTGCCGAGCGCGCGACAGCTGCGCTGGCACCGCTGGGAGCAATACGCGTTCGTGCATTTTGCGATGAACACCTTTACCGACAAGGAGTGGGGCTACGGCGACGAAGACCCGCGCACGTTCGATCCCAGCGATTTCTCCGCCGACCAGATCGTCGCCGCGGCCAAGGCCGGCAACCTGAAAGGACTCATTTTCACCGCCAAGCACCACGATGGCTTCTGTCTCTGGCCGACGCGCCTGACCGAACACTGCATTCGCAATTCTCCCTACAAGAACGGCAAGGGCGACATCGTCGGCGAAATGGCTGCGGCGTGCCGACGCGCGGGCCTGGCCTTCGGCCTCTATCTCTCGCCCTGGGATCGCAACCACGCCGAGTACGGCCGCCCCAGCTATCTCGACTATTTCCGCAAGCAGATCGTCGAACTGTGCACGGGCTACGGCGAGCTGTTCGAGTTCTGGTTCGACGGCGCCAATGGCGGCGACGGCTACTATGGCGGGGCGCGCGAATCGCGCAAGATCGATGCGCCCGCCTACTACGACTGGCCGCGGACGATTGCGCTGGTCCACCAGCACCAGCCGCTGGCCTGCACCTTCGATCCGCTCGGCGCCGACATCCGCTGGGTGGGCAACGAGGATGGCGTGGCCGGCGATCCGTGCTGGCCGACCATGCCCAATGCCCCTTACACCCAGGAAAACGGAAATGCCGGCGTGCGCGGCGGGGCGCTGTGGTGGCCGGCCGAAACCAACACCTCGATCCGCCCAGGCTGGTTCTACCATGCCGACGAAGACGGCAAGGTGCGCAGCCCGGAGAACCTGGTGCGCTACTTCGACACCTCCGTCGCGCGCGGCACCAACATGAATCTCAATCTTCCGCCCGACCGGCGCGGTCGCATCGCCGACCATGACGTCGCGGTGTTGAAGAGCTTCGGCGACGCGATCCGCGCCAGCTTCGCCATCGATCTGGCCAAGGGCGCCAAGGCCAGCGCCAGCGCGTCGCGCGGCGCCGGGTTCGAACCGGCGCGCGTGCTCGACCGCCAGCCGGACAGCTACTGGTCCACGCCGGACGACGTCACCACGCCGACGCTGACCCTGGAACTGCCGGCGCTGCGCAGCTTCGACCTGATCCGGCTGCGCGAATACCTGCCGCTGGGCGTGCGCGTCACCCGCTTCGCGATCGAAGCGCAGGTCGATGGGCAGTGGCGGCGCTTGGCCGAAGCACAATGCATCGGCGCGCAGCGGATCCTGCGGCTGGATCGCCCGGTCGCCGCGCGCCAGGTGCGCCTGGTCGTGCTCGAGGCGCCGGTGTGTCCGGCGATCAGCGAGTTCGCGTTGTTTCGCGCGGTGGCGCCCGTGCCGGTCGCTCGGCCGACGGCGAACGCGCCCGATGTGGTGTCCACCGCGGGCTGGCGCATCGTCGAGGCCAGCGCGCCAGGGGCGGAGACGTTGCTCGACGACGATGCCAGCACGGTCTGGCTCCTGCCCGCGCCCAAGCCGGGTCATCCCGCGCAGGTGACCATCGATCTCGGCGCGCTGCGACAAGTGGCCGGCTTCAGCCTCACGCCGTCGCGCGCCGTGCTCAACGGCGCCGCACCGCCGAAGGGCTATCGCGCCGAAACCAGCGAGGATGGCCAGCACTGGCAGCCGGCCGGCGCCGGCGAACTGTCCAACATCGCCTACGCGCTTGCGACCCAGCGTGTGAATTTCCCCGATGTCCGTCAGATCCGCTACCTGCGGCTGTCGTTCGCCGAAACGGCGGTGCCCGCCGAGCGGTTGGCGATCGCCGGGATCGGTGCATTCTCGCGTTTGCGCTGA
- a CDS encoding TonB-dependent receptor, producing MRKQLSLSIVLALSPGLLLHAHAAAPDGLQIRVAAPIAAQPLGRALEQLSRQSGVQFLYSPTGTVPIGGAVPAGATVQQALDALLAGTGLNYAVVDGNVIAIDPAPARNAPAPAVPPPPREQEAPVAPTLDAVKVIAAHEVIEQKKTSPVIRDSVIYDEMDSYGDETLAESLMAAPGVSAVEDAGEPRYVTVRGVQPNLNYTTIDGIAIASVGGSGSGERMNNLQLIPSDIGTRTDIYKSFSAEQAPDAIGGVIDIVSRSAFDRSGRYVFADVAGIYSTAETDVGRSAGGDHKTLGHFGKSAKAVFSDQFGADQQFGIVAVARYEQRSRNSIKRWVESNYYFNDAGKYLTDGTTEPSEAAGWNGLRAPGNYSTGTYTNYITNFGGSAKLEWKPSDEPFYASLLLYSYRFYENSTMNKTDLYGNAKFPIRNQTEDGGTTQINSIYIKNRHDRWDRNNRGAIANVSWDTGELSRLTLRAGHTQETFDNTQVYWGVRAYPSNLFVDYANDSHGFPNAVGVSSPSLLTTSAFKLNPAQAYTSPRDAQESIDDLRVDFTHNIEADARGFGFAAGAEYRHLKIWQDIEFDYYKTSATLNDYLYPGSTLVGTVAGFPLIDNRKWSEQLAPTLGDNNAAYPNANVTSDYKYVEDIGNAYLSAHYAWERLLLIGGLRYDHTRFDAYSPFSADGGKTYTADLRKTGGGYDNLLPSLNATLKLNEDQRLRFSASRTLGRPTPSNIAQATSTNCGDDGQGGNFCTIQQGNAELKPRRATNLDLAWDLYFNGNNGLVSVALFDKRIRDDIYTLTTFETIGDVRYRVTQPMNTDASTLRGVEFAIANRNLRVGQQRFDMYFNATRLQGRTDYRISDGSERRLGRLLYQPDWSLNGSLIWRMPWQGAQLRVSGTYRSRMLVDFGDTQWLDSYYDPYMTFNLAFSHRIGKHVTLKYEAKNLFNTQPTYSTGPDGRFRTEIDDYGRFFYFHLIYN from the coding sequence ATGCGGAAGCAGCTCTCCCTGTCGATCGTCCTCGCCCTCTCTCCCGGTCTGCTCTTGCACGCGCATGCGGCCGCGCCGGACGGACTGCAGATCCGGGTCGCCGCGCCGATCGCGGCGCAGCCGCTGGGCCGCGCGCTGGAACAGCTCTCGCGGCAGTCGGGCGTGCAGTTCCTGTACTCGCCGACCGGCACCGTCCCCATCGGCGGAGCGGTCCCGGCCGGGGCGACCGTCCAGCAGGCGCTCGATGCGCTGCTGGCCGGAACCGGCTTGAACTACGCGGTGGTCGACGGCAACGTCATCGCCATCGATCCGGCGCCGGCGCGCAACGCGCCCGCGCCAGCCGTGCCGCCGCCGCCGCGCGAGCAGGAGGCGCCGGTCGCGCCCACCCTGGATGCGGTGAAGGTGATCGCCGCGCACGAGGTGATCGAGCAGAAGAAGACCTCGCCGGTGATCCGGGACTCGGTGATCTACGACGAGATGGACAGCTACGGCGACGAGACGCTGGCCGAGAGCCTGATGGCCGCGCCCGGGGTGAGCGCGGTGGAGGATGCGGGCGAGCCGCGCTACGTGACGGTGCGCGGGGTGCAGCCCAACCTCAACTACACCACCATCGACGGCATCGCCATCGCCAGTGTGGGCGGCAGCGGATCCGGCGAGCGCATGAACAACCTGCAGTTGATCCCCAGCGACATCGGCACCCGCACCGACATCTACAAGAGCTTCAGCGCCGAGCAGGCGCCCGACGCCATCGGCGGGGTGATCGACATCGTCAGCCGCAGCGCCTTCGACCGTTCGGGGCGGTACGTGTTCGCCGACGTGGCCGGCATCTACTCCACCGCCGAGACCGACGTCGGCCGCAGCGCCGGTGGCGACCACAAGACCCTGGGCCACTTCGGCAAGAGCGCCAAGGCGGTGTTCTCCGACCAGTTCGGCGCCGACCAGCAGTTCGGCATCGTGGCGGTGGCGCGCTACGAACAGCGCTCGCGCAACAGCATCAAGCGCTGGGTCGAATCCAACTACTACTTCAACGATGCCGGCAAGTACCTGACCGACGGCACCACCGAACCCAGCGAGGCCGCCGGCTGGAACGGCCTGCGTGCGCCGGGCAACTACAGCACCGGCACCTACACCAACTACATCACCAACTTCGGCGGCTCGGCCAAGCTGGAGTGGAAACCGTCGGACGAACCGTTCTACGCCTCGCTGCTGCTGTACTCGTACCGGTTCTACGAGAACTCGACGATGAACAAGACCGACCTGTACGGCAACGCCAAGTTCCCGATCCGCAACCAGACCGAGGACGGCGGCACCACCCAGATCAACAGCATCTACATCAAGAACCGGCACGATCGCTGGGACCGCAACAACCGCGGCGCCATCGCCAACGTCAGCTGGGACACCGGCGAGCTGTCCAGGCTCACCCTGCGGGCCGGCCATACCCAGGAGACGTTCGACAACACCCAGGTCTATTGGGGCGTGCGCGCCTATCCGAGCAACCTGTTCGTGGACTATGCCAACGACAGTCACGGCTTTCCGAACGCGGTCGGGGTGTCCTCGCCGAGCCTGCTGACCACCTCGGCGTTCAAGCTCAATCCGGCCCAGGCCTACACCTCGCCGCGCGATGCGCAGGAAAGCATCGACGATCTGCGCGTCGATTTCACCCACAACATCGAGGCCGACGCGCGCGGCTTCGGTTTCGCCGCCGGCGCCGAGTACCGCCACCTGAAGATCTGGCAGGACATCGAGTTCGATTACTACAAGACCAGTGCCACGCTCAACGACTACCTGTATCCCGGTTCGACCCTGGTCGGCACCGTGGCGGGCTTTCCGTTGATCGACAACCGCAAGTGGAGCGAGCAACTGGCGCCGACCCTGGGCGACAACAACGCCGCCTACCCGAACGCCAACGTCACCAGCGATTACAAGTACGTCGAGGACATCGGCAACGCCTACCTCTCGGCACACTACGCCTGGGAACGCCTGCTGCTGATCGGGGGCCTGCGTTACGACCACACCCGCTTCGACGCGTACAGCCCGTTCAGCGCCGACGGCGGCAAGACCTATACCGCGGACCTGCGCAAGACCGGGGGCGGCTACGACAATCTGCTGCCGTCGTTGAACGCCACCCTCAAGCTCAACGAGGACCAGCGCCTGCGTTTCTCGGCGAGCCGCACGCTCGGGCGGCCGACCCCGAGCAACATCGCCCAGGCCACCAGTACCAACTGCGGCGACGACGGGCAGGGCGGGAACTTCTGCACCATCCAGCAGGGCAACGCCGAACTGAAGCCGCGCCGCGCCACCAACCTCGACCTGGCCTGGGACCTGTACTTCAACGGCAACAACGGCCTGGTCTCGGTGGCGCTGTTCGACAAGCGCATCCGCGACGACATCTACACGCTCACCACCTTCGAGACCATCGGCGACGTGCGCTACCGGGTGACGCAACCGATGAACACCGACGCCTCCACGCTGCGCGGCGTGGAGTTCGCCATCGCCAACCGCAACCTGCGCGTGGGCCAGCAGCGCTTCGACATGTACTTCAACGCCACCCGGCTGCAGGGGCGCACCGACTACCGGATCAGCGACGGCAGCGAGCGCCGCCTGGGCCGCCTGCTGTACCAGCCGGACTGGTCGTTGAACGGCTCGCTGATCTGGCGCATGCCGTGGCAGGGCGCGCAACTGCGCGTGTCCGGCACCTACCGCAGCCGCATGCTGGTCGACTTCGGCGACACGCAGTGGCTGGACTCGTACTACGACCCGTACATGACCTTCAACCTGGCCTTCAGCCATCGCATCGGCAAGCACGTGACGCTGAAGTACGAAGCCAAGAACCTGTTCAACACGCAGCCGACCTACAGCACCGGTCCCGATGGGCGCTTCCGCACCGAGATCGACGACTACGGCCGCTTCTTCTACTTCCACCTCATCTACAACTGA
- the mutS gene encoding DNA mismatch repair protein MutS, whose protein sequence is MQNREKSQAPGGAVEHTPLMKQFFAAKSEYPDLLLFFRMGDFYELFYDDARKAARLLDITLTQRGSSGGAPIPMAGVPVHAYEGYLARLVALGESVAICEQIGDPALAKGLVERKVVRIVTPGTVTDEALLDERRDTLLMAIARNKHGYGLAWADLAGGRFLVNEVDSEDALEAELARLEPAELLVPDEDQWPEFLRERRGVRRRPPWLFDADSGRRQLLAFFQLHDLTGFGIDDKPRATAAAGALLGYVEETQKQRLPHLTAIAMETAGEAIAMNAATRRHLELDTRVDGDTRNTLLGVLDSTVTPMGGRLLRRWLHRPLRLREVLVQRHHAVGTLIDRGADADLREAFRALGDVERILTRVALRSARPRDFSTLRDGLGLLPKVRAILAPLDSPRLAALAAELGQHDEIAHLLASAIAEQPPLKLSDGGVIAADYDAELDELRRLSTHADQFLIDLEARERASSGIATLKVGYNRVHGYYIEISKGQADKAPVHYSRRQTLTNAERYITEELKNFEDKVLSARERALSREKLLYEGLLDTLGERLEPLKRAAAALSELDVLAGFAERAQALDWTQPELETGACLRIERGRHPVVEAVREQPFEPNDLDLHPDRRMLVITGPNMGGKSTYMRQNALIVLLAHIGSYVPARRAVIGPIDRILTRIGAGDDLARGQSTFMVEMAETSYILHHATAQSLVLMDEIGRGTSTYDGLALADAVARHLAHHNRCYTLFATHYFELTALADESVEGGPSGIANVHLDAVEHGDKLVFMHAVKDGPANRSFGLQVAALAGLPKATVAQARRRLAELEQRGGESHASQMAPQALDAPQQFGLFAAASSAAQDALAALDPDELTPKQALEALYRLKSLL, encoded by the coding sequence ATGCAAAACCGAGAAAAATCCCAAGCCCCGGGCGGCGCGGTGGAGCACACCCCGCTGATGAAGCAGTTCTTCGCCGCCAAGTCCGAGTACCCGGACCTGCTGCTGTTCTTCCGCATGGGCGATTTCTACGAGCTGTTCTACGACGACGCGCGCAAGGCCGCGCGGCTACTGGACATCACCCTTACCCAGCGCGGCAGTTCCGGCGGCGCGCCGATCCCGATGGCCGGGGTGCCGGTGCATGCCTACGAAGGCTATCTGGCGCGGCTGGTGGCGCTGGGCGAGTCGGTGGCGATCTGCGAGCAGATCGGCGATCCGGCGCTGGCCAAGGGCCTGGTCGAGCGCAAGGTGGTGCGCATCGTCACCCCCGGCACGGTCACCGACGAGGCCTTGCTGGACGAGCGCCGCGACACCCTGCTGATGGCGATCGCGCGCAACAAGCACGGCTACGGCCTGGCCTGGGCCGACCTGGCCGGCGGCCGCTTCCTGGTCAACGAGGTGGACAGCGAGGATGCGCTGGAAGCGGAACTGGCGCGGCTGGAGCCGGCCGAACTGCTGGTGCCCGACGAGGACCAGTGGCCGGAATTCCTGCGCGAGCGCCGCGGCGTGCGCCGCCGGCCGCCGTGGCTGTTCGACGCCGACAGCGGCCGCCGCCAGTTGCTGGCGTTCTTCCAACTGCACGATCTGACCGGCTTCGGCATCGACGACAAGCCGCGCGCCACCGCCGCCGCCGGCGCCCTGCTCGGCTACGTGGAGGAAACCCAGAAGCAGCGCCTGCCGCACCTGACCGCGATCGCGATGGAGACCGCCGGCGAGGCGATCGCGATGAACGCGGCCACACGCCGCCATCTTGAATTGGATACGCGCGTCGACGGCGACACCCGCAACACGCTGCTCGGCGTGCTCGACAGCACGGTGACGCCGATGGGCGGGCGCCTGCTGCGGCGCTGGCTGCACCGTCCGCTGCGCCTGCGCGAGGTGCTGGTGCAGCGTCACCACGCGGTCGGCACGCTGATCGACCGCGGCGCCGACGCCGACCTGCGCGAGGCGTTCCGCGCACTCGGCGACGTCGAACGCATCCTCACGCGCGTCGCGCTGCGTTCGGCGCGTCCGCGCGACTTCTCCACCCTGCGCGACGGCCTGGGCCTGCTGCCGAAGGTGCGCGCGATCCTGGCGCCGCTGGATTCGCCGCGGCTGGCGGCGCTGGCCGCCGAACTGGGCCAGCACGACGAGATCGCGCACCTGCTGGCCTCGGCGATCGCCGAGCAGCCGCCGCTCAAGCTCAGCGACGGCGGCGTGATCGCCGCCGACTACGACGCCGAGCTGGACGAACTGCGCCGGCTCAGCACCCATGCCGACCAGTTCCTGATCGACCTGGAGGCGCGCGAGCGCGCCAGCAGCGGCATCGCCACGCTGAAGGTCGGCTACAACCGCGTGCACGGCTACTACATCGAGATCAGCAAGGGCCAGGCCGACAAGGCGCCGGTGCACTACAGCCGCCGCCAGACCCTGACCAACGCCGAGCGCTACATCACAGAGGAACTGAAGAACTTCGAGGACAAGGTGCTGTCGGCGCGCGAGCGCGCGCTGTCGCGCGAGAAGCTGCTCTACGAAGGGCTGCTGGACACGCTCGGCGAGCGCCTGGAGCCGCTCAAGCGCGCCGCCGCCGCGCTCAGCGAACTGGACGTGCTGGCCGGCTTCGCCGAACGCGCGCAGGCGCTGGACTGGACCCAGCCGGAGCTGGAAACCGGCGCCTGCCTGCGCATCGAACGCGGCCGCCACCCGGTGGTGGAAGCGGTGCGCGAGCAACCGTTCGAACCCAACGACCTGGACCTGCACCCGGATCGACGCATGCTGGTGATCACCGGCCCGAACATGGGCGGCAAATCGACCTACATGCGCCAGAACGCGCTGATCGTGCTGCTCGCGCACATCGGCAGCTACGTGCCGGCGCGGCGCGCGGTGATCGGCCCGATCGACCGCATCCTCACCCGCATCGGCGCCGGCGACGACCTGGCGCGCGGCCAGTCGACCTTCATGGTCGAAATGGCCGAGACCAGCTACATCCTGCACCACGCCACCGCGCAATCGCTGGTGCTGATGGACGAGATCGGCCGCGGCACCTCCACCTACGACGGCCTGGCCCTGGCCGACGCGGTGGCGCGCCATCTCGCCCACCACAACCGCTGCTACACGCTGTTCGCCACGCACTATTTCGAGCTGACCGCATTGGCCGACGAATCGGTCGAAGGCGGCCCCAGCGGCATCGCCAACGTGCACCTGGACGCGGTCGAGCACGGCGACAAACTGGTGTTCATGCATGCGGTCAAGGACGGCCCGGCCAACCGCAGCTTCGGCCTGCAGGTGGCGGCGCTGGCCGGCCTGCCCAAGGCCACGGTGGCGCAGGCGCGGCGGCGCCTGGCGGAACTGGAGCAACGCGGCGGCGAAAGCCACGCCTCGCAGATGGCGCCGCAGGCGCTGGACGCGCCGCAACAGTTCGGCCTATTCGCGGCCGCGTCCTCTGCCGCGCAGGACGCGCTGGCCGCCCTGGATCCGGACGAACTCACGCCCAAGCAGGCGCTGGAGGCGCTGTACCGGCTGAAGTCGCTGCTGTAG
- a CDS encoding FecR family protein — protein sequence MSTDPIRGDGTLAEQAAHWFLLHRQGPLSEPQRVAFLDWLQGSPEHVREYLRALHLHRQVGAALGAAPDAGATAGQAPRAERGVPAKVVPLFSAAPAAAAAAAAPRGRRGRRGWTLAAAAACLALALGLALPHLQPRPLLLASGHGQLRELRLSDGTQVRLNADSVVRVRMGWWARHVELLRGEASFDIAADRRPFQVQVDGLRIRDIGTVFDVSRRLQGIRIGVMSGEVEVWSGGVAARRLAQLDAGRVVLVERGGAVQRLDMPAAMLLDWQQRKVSFLDERLDEVAAAFNRHNAVQVVVEDAAAASVRLSGSLDAHRVTALQAFLQRDARLAVRRDGDTVRVSSR from the coding sequence ATGAGCACCGATCCGATCCGCGGCGACGGCACGCTGGCCGAGCAGGCGGCGCACTGGTTCCTGCTGCACCGCCAGGGGCCGTTGAGCGAACCCCAGCGCGTGGCGTTCCTCGACTGGCTGCAGGGTTCGCCCGAGCACGTGCGCGAGTACTTGCGCGCCCTGCACCTGCATCGCCAGGTGGGCGCGGCGCTGGGCGCGGCACCCGACGCGGGCGCGACCGCCGGCCAGGCGCCGCGCGCCGAGCGCGGCGTCCCGGCCAAGGTGGTGCCGCTGTTTTCCGCCGCGCCAGCCGCAGCCGCAGCCGCGGCCGCGCCTCGCGGGCGTCGCGGCCGGCGCGGCTGGACGCTGGCGGCAGCGGCGGCCTGCCTGGCCTTGGCGCTGGGTCTGGCGCTGCCGCACTTGCAACCCCGGCCGCTATTGCTGGCGTCCGGGCACGGGCAATTGCGCGAACTGCGGTTGTCCGACGGCACGCAAGTGCGGCTCAACGCCGACAGCGTCGTGCGCGTGCGCATGGGCTGGTGGGCGCGTCATGTCGAGTTGTTGCGAGGCGAAGCCAGCTTCGACATCGCCGCCGATCGGCGGCCCTTCCAGGTGCAGGTCGATGGGCTGCGGATTCGCGATATCGGCACCGTGTTCGACGTGTCGCGGCGGCTGCAGGGCATCCGCATCGGGGTGATGTCCGGCGAGGTGGAGGTGTGGAGTGGCGGGGTCGCGGCGCGACGCCTGGCGCAGCTCGACGCGGGCCGGGTGGTGCTGGTGGAACGCGGCGGCGCGGTGCAACGGCTCGACATGCCGGCGGCGATGCTGCTGGACTGGCAGCAGCGCAAGGTCTCCTTCCTCGATGAGCGCCTGGACGAAGTCGCCGCGGCGTTCAATCGGCACAACGCGGTGCAGGTGGTGGTCGAGGACGCGGCGGCCGCGTCGGTGCGCCTGTCCGGCAGCCTGGACGCGCACCGCGTCACGGCATTGCAGGCCTTCCTGCAGCGCGATGCGCGCCTGGCAGTGCGCCGCGACGGCGACACCGTGCGGGTCTCCAGTCGCTGA
- a CDS encoding alkaline phosphatase D family protein, protein MNTFNRRRFLALSGLSAFGAWMGAASVLAAENDAKALIPRNLLATPRFATTPFTLGVASGDPSPDGVVLWTRLATEPLVYGGGMPTRPMVVEWQVAADERFAQVVRQGSSLAHPELGHALHVELEGLAPARPYWYRFSVGGHASPVGRTCTLPAPDAAVDRVRFAVAGCQHYEEGHYTAWRRIAEEPLDFVFHYGDYIYEGAARPGPRTMNGRPFTNLRNHVGPEIYTLDDYRRRYAQYKSDPDLQAAHAAAPWFVTFDDHEVDNDWAGTEDQDGTPSEVFLLRRAQAFQAYYENMPLRRASFPRDGHLQLYRRARYGRLMDLHLLDTRQYRSKQVEDMRQRAQIESPARSIMGATQERWLFDGLADAAPRWHTIAHQVALGNYVREKDGQLIASDDQWSDYLSSRRRLLAHIQRVGFGNVVTTCGDAHRHYASDLVQDNAESGIVSSEFLATSITSGSDGLGVDAIAENTLRHSPHLKATTDKRGYVLCDVTRDAWIGDMKTLDQVMQPNGALRSWKRYAVAHGKPGLQEA, encoded by the coding sequence ATGAACACCTTCAATCGCAGGCGCTTCCTTGCCTTGTCCGGCTTGTCCGCGTTCGGCGCCTGGATGGGCGCCGCCTCCGTGCTGGCGGCGGAGAACGACGCCAAGGCGTTGATCCCGCGCAACCTGCTCGCCACGCCGCGGTTCGCGACGACGCCGTTCACCCTCGGCGTGGCCTCCGGCGATCCGTCGCCGGACGGCGTGGTGCTGTGGACGCGGCTGGCGACCGAGCCGCTGGTGTACGGCGGCGGGATGCCGACCAGGCCGATGGTGGTCGAGTGGCAGGTGGCCGCCGACGAGCGTTTCGCCCAGGTGGTGCGGCAGGGATCGTCGCTGGCCCACCCGGAGCTGGGCCATGCGCTGCATGTGGAACTGGAAGGCCTGGCGCCCGCCCGGCCGTATTGGTATCGCTTCAGCGTCGGCGGCCACGCCAGCCCGGTCGGCCGCACCTGCACCTTGCCGGCGCCGGACGCCGCGGTGGACCGCGTGCGCTTCGCGGTCGCCGGCTGCCAGCACTACGAGGAGGGCCACTACACCGCCTGGCGGCGCATCGCCGAGGAGCCGCTGGATTTCGTGTTCCACTACGGGGACTACATCTACGAAGGTGCCGCGCGGCCCGGCCCGCGCACGATGAACGGCCGCCCGTTCACCAACCTGCGCAACCACGTCGGCCCGGAGATCTACACGCTGGACGACTACCGGCGCCGCTACGCGCAGTACAAGAGCGATCCCGACCTGCAGGCCGCGCATGCGGCGGCGCCGTGGTTCGTGACCTTCGACGACCATGAGGTGGACAACGACTGGGCCGGGACCGAAGACCAGGACGGCACGCCCAGCGAGGTGTTCCTGCTGCGCCGCGCGCAGGCCTTCCAGGCGTACTACGAGAACATGCCGTTGCGCCGCGCCTCGTTTCCGCGCGACGGCCACCTGCAACTGTATCGGCGTGCGCGCTACGGCCGCCTGATGGACCTGCATCTGCTGGACACCCGCCAGTACCGCAGCAAGCAGGTGGAGGACATGCGCCAGCGCGCGCAGATCGAATCGCCGGCGCGCAGCATCATGGGCGCGACGCAGGAGCGCTGGCTGTTCGACGGGCTGGCCGATGCGGCGCCGCGTTGGCACACCATCGCCCACCAGGTCGCCTTGGGCAACTACGTGCGCGAGAAGGACGGCCAACTCATCGCGTCCGACGACCAGTGGTCGGACTACCTGTCCAGCCGCCGCCGCCTGCTCGCGCACATCCAACGTGTCGGTTTCGGCAACGTGGTCACCACCTGCGGCGACGCGCACCGCCATTACGCCAGCGACCTGGTGCAGGACAACGCCGAATCGGGCATCGTCTCCAGCGAATTCCTGGCGACCTCGATCACCTCCGGGTCCGATGGCCTGGGCGTGGATGCGATTGCCGAGAACACCTTGCGCCACAGTCCGCACCTGAAGGCGACCACCGACAAGCGCGGCTACGTGCTGTGCGACGTGACCCGCGATGCGTGGATCGGCGACATGAAGACGCTGGACCAGGTGATGCAGCCGAATGGCGCACTGCGCAGTTGGAAGCGCTATGCCGTCGCGCACGGCAAGCCGGGGTTGCAGGAGGCCTGA
- a CDS encoding RNA polymerase sigma factor: MSSVRIWEKSYELRRRLLRGFFLRRGSHAEDAEDLAQEVYLRLLRSTGENAEAVANPEAYLFTVAANLAREHARSRASLPPLEDVELLAEVLSSEEDVEGGFERRQRWNDIRGAIARLPPATRRMMELHYRDGLECAQIGAQLDVSVHMVRKHIGRGLDACRKAVRAGEDA; encoded by the coding sequence GTGAGCAGCGTCAGGATCTGGGAGAAGAGCTACGAGTTGCGGCGGCGCCTGCTGCGCGGCTTCTTCCTGCGCCGTGGCTCGCATGCCGAGGACGCCGAGGATCTGGCGCAGGAGGTCTATCTGCGCCTGTTGCGTAGCACCGGCGAGAACGCCGAAGCGGTCGCCAATCCCGAGGCCTACCTGTTCACGGTGGCGGCCAATCTGGCCCGCGAGCATGCGCGCTCGCGCGCGTCGCTGCCGCCGCTGGAGGACGTCGAGCTGCTGGCCGAAGTGCTCAGCAGCGAAGAGGATGTGGAAGGCGGGTTCGAACGCCGGCAGCGCTGGAACGACATTCGCGGCGCCATCGCCAGGCTGCCGCCGGCGACCCGCCGCATGATGGAACTGCACTATCGCGATGGCCTGGAGTGCGCGCAGATCGGCGCGCAACTGGACGTGTCCGTGCACATGGTGCGCAAGCACATCGGCAGAGGACTGGATGCCTGCCGCAAGGCGGTGCGCGCAGGGGAGGACGCATGA